In a genomic window of Mercenaria mercenaria strain notata chromosome 19, MADL_Memer_1, whole genome shotgun sequence:
- the LOC128551189 gene encoding uncharacterized protein LOC128551189 has translation MALAYKTLIGDNRKGYAPHEKLYFSPGESLSTTVDKMFDIIDKTIKDLETNRGPIEEFVIGKTFARKRKKQSFDPTNFKTWKLDGGVNGRWNSKYKYEGFDGLIVLCAFTRESLPRKDSEEDEDDEEAEETEPGPLFNHQDYSLAVEQQLIHRFAYEKMDPRLGNCSLSTGNVEKKGAKAYVIYMAFKLDREE, from the coding sequence ATGGCATTGGCGTACAAGACTCTCATCGGTGATAACCGTAAGGGATATGCGCCACATGAAAAACTGTATTTTAGTCCTGGTGAAAGTCTATCTACCACAGTtgataaaatgtttgacattatTGATAAGACAATCAAAGATTTAGAAACAAATAGAGGGCCAATAGAAGAGTTTGTGATCGGTAAAACATTTGCTAGAAAGAGGAAAAAACAGTCTTTCGACCCAACCAACTTCAAAACATGGAAACTAGATGGTGGTGTAAATGGACGATGGAATTCGAAATACAAATATGAAGGGTTCGACGGGCTTATAGTCCTTTGTGCTTTCACAAGAGAATCGCTTCCCAGAAAAGATTCTGAAGAGGATGAAGATGATGAAGAGGCTGAAGAGACTGAACCTGGTCCGCTGTTCAACCACCAAGATTACTCGCTGGCTGTCGAACAACAGCTGATCCACCGCTTTGCTTATGAGAAAATGGATCCAAGATTGGGCAACTGTTCATTGAGTACCGGAAATGTGGAAAAGAAAGGCGCAAAAGCGTACGTCATTTATATGGCCTTTAAACTCGATCGTGAAGAATGA
- the LOC123565940 gene encoding uncharacterized protein LOC123565940: protein MAVSYNDLIYGVGKPGYAPHGKLYYSSGERLSTTVNELTDIICETLTEITDNRGPIEEFMIGKTFARKKKRRTFDPLYFNTWKLDGGVNGRWNSKYKHEGFDGLIVFCAFTRESLPRKDFKEDEDDDEDEDDEGNEDDEGGEDDEMSEEAEEAEPGPLFNHQDYSVAVEQQLIHRFAYEKMDPRLANCSLSTGNVEKKGAKAYVIYMAFKLDREE, encoded by the coding sequence ATGGCTGTAAGTTACAATGACCTCATCTACGGCGTTGGGAAACCTGGATATGCGCCACATGGAAAATTGTATTATAGTTCTGGTGAACGTTTATCTACCACAGTAAATGAGCTGACTGACATTATTTGTGAAACTCTCACAGAAATAACAGACAACAGAGGACCAATAGAAGAGTTTATGATAGGTAAAACATTTgctagaaagaaaaaaagaagaacttTTGACCCCCTATACTTCAATACATGGAAACTAGATGGTGGTGTAAATGGACGATGGAATTCGAAATACAAACATGAAGGATTCGACGGGCTGATAGTCTTTTGTGCTTTCACAAGAGAATCGCTTCCCAGAAAAGATTTTAAAGAGGATGAAGATGACGATGAGGATGAAGATGATGAAGGGAATGAAGATGATGAAGGGGGTGAAGATGATGAAATGTCTGAAGAGGCTGAAGAGGCTGAACCGGGTCCGCTGTTCAACCACCAAGATTACTCGGTGGCTGTCGAACAACAGCTGATCCACCGCTTTGCTTATGAGAAAATGGATCCAAGATTGGCCAACTGTTCATTGAGTACCGGAAATGTTGAGAAGAAAGGCGCAAAAGCGTATGTCATTTATATGGCCTTTAAACTCGATCGTGAAGAATAA